One Leptospira ellinghausenii genomic region harbors:
- a CDS encoding tyrosine-type recombinase/integrase translates to MNLPKIKGSGEYSQASKAFRKCAIFVALKNITPDTRIKSYLTEESKLIKVPKINRTVYKEKILTWDEIQRLISESKKLDNERGNKYHRLSLIIETLAVTGMRISELINIKMKDCSIEDDRVYVEIIGKGNKPRRIFLSQELLTRIKKVFQSDELLFLSKQKKKLNRSFIQKEINLLGKLILSKDFVTCHTFRHSFATREISRLGCVRPVQIYLGHSSSIITEMYNHITINYEDLFQSRKQT, encoded by the coding sequence TTGAATCTGCCTAAAATAAAAGGCTCTGGGGAGTATTCGCAGGCTTCGAAAGCATTCCGCAAATGTGCAATTTTCGTAGCTCTAAAAAACATAACTCCTGATACGAGAATTAAGTCCTATCTCACCGAAGAATCCAAACTAATAAAAGTTCCTAAAATAAATAGGACGGTATATAAAGAGAAAATTCTAACTTGGGATGAAATACAAAGACTAATTTCAGAATCAAAAAAATTAGATAACGAGAGAGGCAATAAATATCATAGACTTTCGCTAATTATTGAAACTCTTGCAGTTACAGGAATGAGAATTTCTGAACTCATAAATATAAAAATGAAAGATTGCAGTATTGAGGATGATCGAGTCTATGTTGAAATAATTGGGAAAGGAAATAAACCAAGAAGAATATTTCTGAGCCAAGAGCTACTAACTCGAATTAAGAAAGTATTCCAGTCTGATGAGCTATTATTTTTATCCAAACAAAAGAAGAAATTGAACAGATCATTCATACAAAAAGAAATTAATTTGCTCGGAAAATTAATTTTGTCAAAAGATTTTGTGACATGTCATACTTTTCGACATAGCTTTGCTACTCGAGAGATAAGCAGACTTGGTTGTGTCCGCCCAGTTCAAATATACTTAGGGCACTCAAGTTCTATTATCACAGAGATGTATAACCACATAACGATAAATTATGAGGATTTATTCCAAAGTAGAAAGCAGACTTAA
- a CDS encoding RHS repeat-associated core domain-containing protein: protein MTRIIPIKCIQVMRQNIIKIVLVLVSIFSFLSFLGGQRLPLQMPKINADQYGNASFNFPLEVPDGTGDLTPELNISYSSSGGNGLLGKGYGLSGISYIKRDISYGINYNSNDSYYSSEYGQLVDSNGNKSVYYSKEERFVSFFPQGDSGRGPTEIIAYDKDGNKYSYGGSGAQLLHPNGAVRTWALREKREPHGETINYEWEVRKGELYLTRISYAGGVREVRIEYTTREDVETDYSEKTLTTRDWLISRIRFYSDNSHVHSYEFSYSNDAKTKVSLLTKIQFEKDNFFSLATHLPLEFIYTPSHEGIGAKLNSGSESLSGGYGSLGDIIDRAFLMDRELLYNLVAFFIGKPSIREEARQDLNTFATQLGINNKGLKFGTISGGGTSEGFNANAELIQANQYYPEVELLGRYPIGNKYRQACDVGVVACLCTAFPGCPDFAFAYCGQYVIFSADGCNNGVVSPGKVLMPTDLDGDGIAEFSRLLGRMDNDQVFLKTDDLKNNRSTESPRFPIKYNTFFTLADIDGDGTTDFLFEQNSKLNISFSNGSGLTNPIAYSNITLNPASQNYRLTQNYQRVDHAVDINNDGRNDFIHLTNDRMSIFISQGKSFKAEKIIWYGGNRSLVQETLDTNPFVAHRMNQFSDIDGDRVPEHLQILNVNPPPEQNLLLAVKERHKQEIADAQAEVNYFKEQMQFLINGGYGDFFHVRYIESSIIYEWRWLYWELLGRPGTATESEKAQLIEAIDRQFFEVKYKDLVQRQANEIDIEISRMRNVNLDGAQYQLVSTKINLATNSLSQSAINLPKSMVGYNGKNWLVDINRDGLPDLVTLTNSNSHFNPYDYGVENPAAISSTLNVVFNKGGYFDTNEIVTSGMPTIIKPDRFAERDDPNLNAASSFDFVDVNEDGKYDFVVKEFKNTSYHIYTGDGKGNFIRTSDFSVESHEIAESRFEDRNEDGIPDFFYQYGKSLVTKQISSDTPTATGGMLSKVINNINGAETSISYLWKKNMQGAVLKGTGSYTTTLPNVSPQLLVASISSKAGLEYANYKSEYSYANFRYRPGDLETSQNLGFETVTETNFVNGEIKGKRISSYIHNGSNAGLLSKLEIYTGNNTLLERNAYAYSVFNPHTGTRLRIPTLTTKEVFENGNLKDQITNSITYDQAFAYSQSSAVEDFNGRVTRLEMHYSDNSAMNILALPIESKKTVNGSLVEHKKWTYNGADVASESKLVSFSQWYSIYYSYDEIGNVSSTTDSLGRSLSYEYNDITRSKATLIRNALGQISRKRYDPKLDLEISFEDSNGNISSHEFDYHGRKISSYLDSRKVESYEYDFDGSLLSTKQTTHTDEGDVWVKEYKNLEGKVLKKESLVAEGVVSTTQYVFDSLGREIKKSNSYFTGESPLWKYTFYFNQNEDTQERIKEVIAATGEISKYNYGIRSIVLTITNQSEVIRTETQNLDNWGRVISKSIQGESILYQYDNSNNIIRIADPGNGITEISYDIGGRKTRYSDSNSGAISYAYNVAGDLITQSDSRGTIIRNEVDGLGRVTKVFPGNENPIIYNYDSGNSIGNTNTIGMLSMITDESGVTELAYDRKGNIIGEKRTVDDLQILFQRTYDQFGRVKTITYPEGTKIRNHYTGTGQLAFLTMDSHDGNSLNHTVVSYEGPVLENDKYFIERKTGNGIKTKIGYDPLRKRPLSLVTYLKDNSVEQSIKYEYDMRGNISAISDLVNESRSQRFDYDHLNRVTKAVGKYGEEQYEYSQNGNLLKKGAFTYSYDNGNHIHAVTKVNGSNTGIIGYNYDAMGNMIGRNGDHLVYNAQNKLKRIETMGGDRFEYTYDYSGSRIKKSLQNSNTTTYSFGNFYEIHRTPGQEEKHTLYVVGIEGDIVAQYSRPDAILIASMASNDIFANPFCENLNIDCKTFWKNRIGITIKSLLEETNIYVDGKLKEGHRSLPWLALLAFLILLVYKTRSESNDKNPCYYSFDNFGISILPKFICDFRNQIPRYGTAILIVVFSFTTTTGCFPLLLGGAESESGTPIWLIGLGNGIPLNTPSVGDTPSNGGTIGGGSSNSTSRVSGMYFFHPDHLGSITMITDGNGNVLAGGERGGKSHITYKPYGEILRTDSYGPDITKYKFTGQEEDQESGLYYYKSRYYDSTLGKFASNDGVVFPEKEQGMNRMMYVDGNPIKHKDYTGNGISPPLAFALVNYFLAPEEKKVQAFLDGWNTGKNLKKERERIKRVNSIYLGVVKFGMVLTVVGGILANFPATAKIGVIFFYVGVAITSLAVSLNPNYVQDQRAANVSANCSQAIQIASYYKPTMTQNNTTSVGIQNDPIKKIEQDKYEKLQQLQIYRCSGAGVTESID, encoded by the coding sequence ATGACAAGAATTATTCCTATAAAATGTATTCAGGTTATGCGACAAAATATTATTAAAATTGTTTTAGTTCTAGTTTCTATATTTTCGTTTTTGTCTTTTTTGGGAGGGCAAAGACTACCCCTCCAAATGCCTAAAATAAATGCAGATCAATATGGGAATGCATCTTTTAATTTTCCCTTAGAAGTGCCAGATGGGACTGGTGATTTAACTCCCGAGTTGAACATTTCATATTCATCAAGTGGTGGGAATGGTTTATTGGGGAAAGGATACGGATTATCGGGAATTTCTTATATAAAAAGAGATATTTCCTATGGGATTAATTATAATTCCAATGATAGCTATTACAGCTCCGAATATGGTCAATTAGTAGACTCAAATGGTAATAAATCAGTATATTATTCAAAAGAAGAGAGATTCGTTAGTTTTTTTCCGCAAGGAGATTCAGGAAGAGGACCTACTGAAATTATAGCATATGATAAGGATGGTAACAAATATAGTTATGGTGGAAGCGGAGCACAATTACTTCACCCAAACGGTGCTGTTCGAACTTGGGCATTACGAGAAAAACGTGAACCACATGGCGAAACTATCAATTATGAATGGGAAGTGCGGAAAGGAGAATTATACTTAACTAGGATTTCTTATGCTGGTGGAGTAAGAGAAGTTCGCATTGAATATACAACTAGAGAAGATGTTGAGACAGATTATTCTGAGAAAACGTTAACAACACGGGATTGGCTAATTAGTCGAATACGGTTTTATTCTGACAATTCGCACGTTCATTCTTATGAATTTAGTTACTCAAATGATGCGAAAACGAAGGTTAGTTTACTTACAAAAATACAATTTGAAAAAGATAACTTTTTCTCTCTCGCTACCCATTTACCATTAGAATTTATTTATACACCAAGTCATGAAGGAATTGGAGCAAAGCTTAATTCTGGTAGTGAATCACTTTCAGGTGGATATGGAAGTCTTGGTGATATTATAGATAGAGCTTTTTTAATGGATCGTGAGTTATTATATAACTTGGTTGCATTCTTTATTGGAAAGCCAAGTATCCGAGAAGAGGCAAGGCAAGATTTAAATACTTTCGCTACGCAACTAGGAATCAATAATAAGGGACTTAAATTTGGTACTATTTCTGGTGGGGGAACTTCCGAAGGTTTTAATGCTAATGCTGAATTAATCCAAGCAAACCAATATTATCCAGAAGTTGAATTATTGGGAAGGTATCCTATTGGAAATAAGTATAGGCAAGCTTGTGATGTCGGTGTGGTTGCTTGTTTATGCACTGCTTTCCCTGGATGTCCTGATTTTGCTTTTGCATATTGTGGTCAATATGTGATATTTAGTGCGGATGGATGTAATAATGGAGTAGTATCACCTGGTAAAGTATTAATGCCAACGGATTTAGATGGAGATGGAATAGCCGAGTTTTCTAGATTATTAGGAAGAATGGATAATGATCAGGTTTTTTTAAAAACTGACGATTTAAAAAATAATAGAAGCACTGAATCCCCTAGATTCCCTATTAAATACAATACATTTTTTACTTTAGCAGATATTGACGGAGATGGAACTACTGATTTTCTGTTCGAACAAAACAGTAAATTAAATATTTCATTTTCAAATGGGAGTGGTTTAACAAATCCGATTGCATATTCAAATATAACTCTTAACCCAGCTTCACAAAACTACCGACTAACTCAAAATTATCAACGAGTCGATCATGCAGTGGATATCAATAATGACGGAAGAAATGATTTTATTCATTTAACCAACGATCGAATGTCTATTTTTATTTCCCAAGGTAAAAGCTTTAAAGCTGAAAAGATAATTTGGTATGGTGGAAATCGAAGCTTAGTGCAGGAAACTTTGGATACGAATCCTTTCGTAGCCCATAGAATGAATCAATTTTCTGATATTGACGGCGATAGAGTTCCTGAACATTTGCAAATATTGAACGTAAACCCTCCTCCCGAGCAAAATTTACTTTTAGCAGTCAAGGAAAGACATAAGCAAGAAATCGCAGATGCACAAGCAGAAGTGAATTATTTCAAAGAGCAAATGCAATTTTTGATTAATGGTGGATATGGAGATTTTTTCCATGTAAGATATATTGAGAGTTCTATTATTTATGAATGGCGTTGGTTATATTGGGAATTACTTGGTAGACCAGGCACTGCAACCGAATCAGAAAAGGCTCAGCTGATTGAAGCGATTGACCGACAATTTTTTGAGGTTAAATACAAGGATTTAGTTCAAAGACAAGCAAACGAAATTGATATTGAAATTAGTCGAATGAGAAATGTCAATTTAGATGGAGCACAGTATCAACTAGTTTCTACTAAAATTAATTTAGCAACTAATTCTCTCTCTCAATCAGCTATTAATTTACCAAAATCTATGGTAGGTTATAATGGAAAGAATTGGTTGGTTGATATAAATCGTGATGGATTGCCAGATTTAGTAACGCTAACTAATTCAAACAGTCATTTTAATCCTTATGATTATGGAGTTGAAAATCCTGCAGCTATATCATCTACGTTAAATGTGGTTTTTAACAAGGGTGGATATTTTGATACAAATGAAATAGTTACATCAGGTATGCCTACAATTATTAAACCTGATAGATTTGCAGAAAGAGATGATCCAAATCTAAATGCTGCATCTAGCTTTGATTTTGTTGATGTGAACGAAGATGGTAAGTATGACTTCGTAGTTAAGGAATTTAAAAATACTTCCTATCATATATACACTGGAGACGGAAAGGGTAATTTCATCAGGACATCTGATTTTTCAGTTGAATCACATGAAATTGCTGAAAGCAGATTTGAAGATAGAAATGAGGATGGTATACCTGATTTTTTTTACCAATATGGAAAGAGTTTAGTTACTAAACAGATATCGTCAGACACTCCGACTGCAACTGGTGGTATGTTAAGTAAAGTCATTAATAACATTAACGGAGCAGAAACTTCAATTAGTTATTTATGGAAAAAAAATATGCAAGGAGCTGTTCTTAAAGGAACAGGTAGTTATACAACAACTTTGCCAAACGTTTCCCCTCAATTGCTAGTAGCATCAATTTCTTCAAAGGCAGGGCTTGAATATGCTAATTATAAATCTGAATATTCTTATGCAAACTTTCGATATAGACCGGGAGACTTGGAAACAAGTCAAAACTTAGGATTTGAAACGGTTACAGAGACTAATTTTGTTAACGGAGAAATAAAAGGAAAAAGAATATCTTCATACATTCATAATGGATCAAATGCTGGTCTTCTATCTAAATTAGAAATTTATACTGGAAATAATACTTTATTAGAAAGAAATGCTTATGCATATTCAGTTTTTAATCCGCATACTGGCACCAGATTGAGAATTCCCACTTTAACAACTAAAGAAGTCTTTGAAAACGGGAATTTAAAAGACCAGATAACTAATTCAATTACATATGATCAAGCCTTTGCTTATTCACAATCATCTGCTGTGGAAGATTTTAATGGTAGAGTTACGCGGTTGGAAATGCATTATTCAGACAATTCAGCTATGAATATATTAGCATTACCAATAGAATCAAAAAAAACTGTTAATGGGAGTTTGGTTGAACATAAAAAATGGACCTATAATGGAGCTGATGTAGCCTCGGAAAGTAAGTTAGTAAGCTTTAGTCAGTGGTATTCTATTTATTATTCTTATGATGAAATCGGGAATGTTTCGTCCACTACTGATTCATTAGGAAGGTCTTTATCATATGAATACAATGATATTACTCGTAGCAAAGCAACTCTAATTAGGAATGCTCTCGGACAGATTAGTAGAAAACGTTATGATCCCAAGCTTGATTTAGAGATAAGTTTCGAAGATAGTAATGGGAATATTTCATCACACGAATTTGACTATCATGGAAGAAAAATCTCTTCATATTTGGATAGTCGTAAAGTTGAATCTTATGAATATGATTTCGATGGTTCACTATTGTCGACAAAGCAAACCACCCATACGGATGAAGGTGATGTATGGGTAAAGGAATACAAGAACTTAGAAGGGAAAGTTTTAAAAAAAGAATCTTTGGTAGCTGAAGGAGTCGTTTCTACAACTCAATACGTTTTTGACTCCCTTGGACGAGAAATAAAAAAATCAAACTCCTATTTTACTGGTGAGTCTCCTTTATGGAAATATACTTTCTATTTTAATCAAAATGAGGACACACAAGAGCGTATAAAAGAAGTTATTGCAGCAACAGGGGAGATTAGTAAGTATAATTATGGTATACGCTCGATTGTTCTTACGATTACCAACCAATCTGAAGTTATTCGAACTGAAACTCAAAACTTAGATAATTGGGGTAGAGTTATATCAAAATCTATCCAGGGCGAAAGTATATTATATCAATATGATAATTCGAATAATATCATTAGGATTGCTGACCCAGGCAATGGAATTACAGAAATTAGTTATGATATTGGCGGAAGAAAAACAAGATACAGTGATTCCAACTCAGGAGCAATTTCCTATGCTTACAATGTTGCAGGAGATTTAATTACTCAATCTGATTCTAGAGGAACGATCATCAGAAATGAGGTAGATGGACTTGGGCGCGTAACTAAAGTATTTCCTGGGAATGAGAATCCAATAATTTATAATTATGATAGTGGAAATTCAATAGGTAATACCAATACGATTGGTATGCTTTCCATGATTACAGATGAGTCAGGAGTTACCGAATTAGCATATGATCGAAAAGGTAATATCATTGGAGAGAAGCGTACTGTTGATGATTTGCAGATTCTTTTCCAGAGAACATACGATCAGTTTGGTCGTGTGAAGACTATTACTTATCCGGAAGGCACAAAAATACGAAATCATTATACTGGAACTGGTCAACTTGCTTTTTTAACGATGGATTCTCACGACGGAAATAGTTTGAATCACACTGTTGTGAGTTATGAAGGTCCAGTTTTAGAAAATGATAAATATTTTATAGAACGTAAAACAGGGAATGGTATAAAGACTAAAATAGGTTATGATCCTCTTCGAAAGCGACCATTATCACTTGTTACTTATCTGAAAGATAATTCCGTAGAACAGAGCATTAAGTATGAATATGATATGCGTGGTAATATATCTGCTATTTCTGACCTGGTAAACGAATCCCGTAGTCAAAGATTTGATTATGATCATTTAAATCGAGTAACCAAAGCGGTTGGAAAATACGGAGAGGAGCAATATGAATATAGTCAAAATGGCAACCTATTAAAAAAGGGAGCCTTTACATATTCATATGATAACGGAAACCATATTCATGCAGTAACAAAAGTGAATGGTTCAAACACTGGAATTATTGGTTATAATTATGATGCAATGGGTAATATGATTGGAAGAAATGGAGATCATCTAGTATATAATGCTCAAAACAAACTCAAAAGAATCGAAACCATGGGTGGAGATAGATTTGAATATACATATGATTACTCTGGGTCGCGAATAAAAAAATCGCTCCAAAATTCCAATACTACTACATATAGTTTTGGAAATTTTTATGAAATTCATCGAACTCCAGGTCAGGAAGAAAAACATACTTTATATGTTGTAGGAATTGAGGGTGATATAGTTGCACAGTATAGTCGTCCGGATGCAATTCTGATTGCGAGTATGGCTTCGAATGACATATTTGCCAACCCTTTTTGTGAGAATTTGAATATTGATTGTAAAACCTTTTGGAAAAATCGAATTGGCATTACCATAAAAAGTCTCCTTGAAGAAACCAATATATACGTTGATGGCAAGTTGAAAGAAGGTCATCGATCACTTCCTTGGCTCGCTTTACTAGCATTTTTAATTTTATTAGTTTATAAAACTCGAAGCGAATCAAATGATAAAAATCCCTGTTATTATAGCTTTGATAATTTCGGAATTTCAATTTTGCCTAAATTTATATGTGATTTTCGAAACCAAATACCTAGATATGGAACAGCAATTCTAATTGTTGTCTTTTCATTCACTACGACAACTGGTTGTTTTCCATTGTTGCTAGGAGGGGCAGAATCTGAATCAGGTACACCTATTTGGCTGATTGGGCTTGGCAATGGAATTCCATTAAATACACCTTCTGTTGGTGATACACCAAGTAATGGAGGTACTATTGGTGGAGGTTCCTCCAATAGTACCTCGCGGGTCTCAGGAATGTATTTTTTTCATCCTGATCATTTGGGTAGCATAACCATGATTACCGATGGAAATGGAAATGTTCTTGCCGGGGGGGAGAGAGGAGGAAAAAGTCACATTACATATAAACCATACGGGGAGATATTAAGAACTGATTCATATGGACCTGACATAACGAAATATAAATTTACAGGGCAAGAAGAAGATCAAGAGAGTGGGCTGTATTATTATAAGTCAAGATACTATGATTCCACTTTGGGTAAATTCGCATCTAATGATGGTGTAGTATTTCCTGAAAAAGAGCAAGGGATGAATCGAATGATGTACGTAGATGGGAATCCAATTAAACATAAGGATTATACGGGGAATGGAATTTCGCCACCACTTGCTTTTGCTTTGGTGAATTATTTCTTAGCACCTGAAGAAAAAAAGGTGCAAGCTTTCCTCGACGGCTGGAATACAGGAAAAAATTTAAAAAAAGAAAGGGAACGTATTAAACGTGTTAATTCAATTTACCTTGGAGTTGTAAAATTTGGCATGGTGTTGACTGTAGTTGGTGGAATTTTGGCAAATTTTCCGGCAACTGCGAAAATTGGTGTAATTTTCTTTTACGTTGGAGTTGCAATAACATCTTTAGCAGTAAGTTTAAATCCAAATTACGTTCAAGATCAACGAGCGGCTAATGTTTCTGCGAATTGTTCGCAAGCGATTCAAATTGCCTCATACTATAAGCCGACTATGACACAAAATAACACCACTTCTGTTGGAATTCAAAATGATCCTATTAAGAAAATAGAGCAAGATAAGTATGAGAAATTGCAACAACTTCAGATTTATAGATGTTCTGGAGCTGGAGTTACGGAGAGTATAGATTGA
- a CDS encoding helix-turn-helix domain-containing protein — MAKKYDRILQEIAEKIKQTREYRDMTQEAVSGLELGVRNYQRIESMEGLPSLKSLLIIADALGVHPKELLDVPGLSNRPLKKKFPARKRKRVKST, encoded by the coding sequence GTGGCAAAAAAGTACGACAGAATTCTACAGGAAATTGCAGAGAAGATCAAACAGACTAGGGAATATAGAGATATGACCCAAGAAGCTGTGTCAGGGCTAGAATTAGGAGTGAGAAATTATCAAAGAATTGAATCTATGGAAGGATTACCATCTCTGAAATCATTGTTGATTATCGCAGATGCGTTAGGAGTCCATCCCAAGGAGCTATTAGATGTTCCTGGACTGTCGAATCGACCTTTGAAAAAGAAATTCCCAGCCAGGAAGAGAAAGAGAGTCAAATCCACCTAG
- a CDS encoding reverse transcriptase/maturase family protein produces the protein MEQNQSIKTKEPFEPSLSELLNNIWEEVNAIGFLKSNPMEQINLGIIFKLLSMLKRKSKHQKSEISEWYSNSNLATELLIKCKGNRYEFGTAKQTTIKTNGKNRVIYSYRISDKIVQKFISIILNEIWNPEFYPTSFAYRSNMSIKNGMKLIEKQSKEDNYSTKLDIHKCFNNIDTVKLIEIIEVKIKHPQFLKIINKSLITYTKFNGKKVKHFGIPAGSVHAPIMANLYLHNLLDKPSQEKFPDISNIFRYADDILIVTKEESTNNQINQWVEDTLKNSNLTISEKTPNVTSELKNGQHFLGYRITKEQDQLVIDIDQERINRKILELCLTKPEYLPNYLRSQIKSTHISSRTLSSWHSILVSLPYVIRKELRTKLNPGTIETILAKIEPVSKLLLRELESATRTKTPNQCITNQSGKGG, from the coding sequence ATGGAACAAAATCAAAGTATAAAAACAAAAGAACCATTCGAGCCTTCCCTCAGTGAACTATTAAATAATATATGGGAAGAAGTGAATGCGATTGGATTTCTCAAATCAAATCCAATGGAACAAATTAACTTAGGCATAATATTCAAGCTCCTAAGTATGCTTAAAAGAAAATCAAAGCATCAGAAAAGTGAAATTTCAGAATGGTATTCTAATTCTAATCTTGCCACGGAGCTTTTAATCAAATGCAAAGGAAATAGATATGAATTTGGAACAGCGAAGCAGACAACAATAAAAACGAATGGGAAGAACCGAGTAATCTACTCCTATAGAATATCGGACAAGATAGTTCAAAAATTCATCTCTATAATTTTAAATGAAATCTGGAATCCAGAATTTTATCCTACATCATTTGCATACCGCAGTAACATGAGTATTAAGAATGGGATGAAGCTAATTGAAAAACAATCTAAAGAAGACAATTATAGCACCAAATTAGATATCCATAAGTGCTTCAATAACATTGATACCGTGAAATTGATTGAAATTATAGAAGTTAAAATTAAGCATCCTCAATTTTTAAAAATTATAAATAAATCACTAATTACCTATACGAAGTTTAACGGGAAAAAGGTGAAACATTTTGGGATACCTGCTGGTAGCGTTCATGCTCCCATCATGGCAAATCTATATCTGCACAACTTACTCGATAAACCTTCACAGGAGAAATTCCCCGATATTTCTAATATCTTTAGATATGCTGACGATATCCTGATTGTTACAAAGGAGGAAAGTACAAACAACCAAATCAACCAGTGGGTCGAAGACACCCTTAAAAACAGCAACTTGACCATCTCAGAAAAGACCCCTAACGTCACTTCGGAGCTTAAGAATGGTCAGCACTTTCTTGGATATAGGATAACAAAGGAGCAAGATCAGTTAGTTATAGACATAGATCAGGAAAGAATTAATCGAAAGATTCTTGAACTATGCTTAACCAAACCTGAATACCTCCCTAATTATCTTAGAAGCCAAATCAAATCCACACATATATCCAGCAGGACTTTAAGTTCTTGGCACAGCATTTTGGTCAGTCTCCCCTACGTCATTAGAAAGGAATTGAGAACCAAGCTAAACCCAGGCACCATAGAGACCATCCTCGCCAAGATAGAGCCTGTGAGCAAACTTTTGCTTAGAGAGTTGGAATCAGCTACTCGAACAAAAACCCCAAATCAATGCATAACTAATCAATCGGGAAAAGGAGGATAA
- a CDS encoding DUF2085 domain-containing protein — MLRNFIDISRISLAEFPFMCHQIPERSFTYKGSQFPVCARCTGVIIGQLFAIISIISVPIRFGVITYISLMLPALIDWTIQEFTKIKSNNLRRMVTGTLLGFGYAMTLFALISFTVNF, encoded by the coding sequence ATGCTAAGGAATTTCATTGATATTAGTCGGATATCATTGGCAGAGTTCCCTTTCATGTGCCATCAAATACCAGAGAGGAGCTTTACTTATAAAGGTTCGCAATTCCCTGTATGTGCCAGATGCACTGGAGTAATTATTGGGCAGCTATTTGCTATTATAAGTATAATAAGCGTGCCAATTAGGTTCGGCGTCATAACTTACATATCGTTAATGCTTCCTGCGTTGATTGATTGGACAATTCAAGAATTTACAAAAATCAAATCGAATAATCTCCGTAGGATGGTAACGGGAACATTGTTAGGCTTTGGATATGCTATGACTTTGTTTGCCCTGATTTCTTTCACTGTTAATTTTTAA
- a CDS encoding SprT-like domain-containing protein: MKEENDPTRSTYTALTTAYDFYNENLFESKLPKCLITLQRKNVNTAGYYSPKRFKKTTGNITTDEIAINPAHINKENIEDVLSTLVHEMTHLWQEHFGKQTSRRSYHNGEWGTKMETIGLMPSDTGKPGGKRTGQKMGDYVIENGLFQQKTEILLKNGFTLPWGEIVDTNPNPNGLSGKKVKYYCPLCLVNLWGKPGLRFACLDCIVEFQAML, translated from the coding sequence ATGAAAGAAGAAAATGATCCAACTCGTTCTACGTATACTGCCTTGACCACGGCATATGATTTTTATAACGAGAATTTATTTGAAAGTAAGCTTCCTAAATGCTTGATTACTTTACAGAGGAAAAATGTGAACACTGCTGGCTATTATTCTCCAAAAAGGTTCAAAAAAACGACAGGGAATATAACGACAGATGAAATCGCCATTAATCCTGCACATATAAATAAAGAGAATATCGAAGATGTGCTATCAACATTGGTTCATGAGATGACTCATCTCTGGCAAGAACATTTCGGAAAGCAGACTTCTAGACGCTCATACCATAACGGAGAGTGGGGGACAAAGATGGAGACAATCGGTCTAATGCCTTCTGACACAGGAAAGCCTGGTGGAAAGAGAACGGGTCAAAAAATGGGAGACTACGTAATTGAAAATGGATTGTTTCAACAGAAGACTGAGATACTATTAAAGAACGGTTTTACGCTACCGTGGGGTGAAATAGTAGATACTAATCCAAATCCAAATGGTCTATCTGGTAAGAAGGTCAAATATTATTGCCCACTGTGCTTAGTAAATCTTTGGGGTAAACCAGGCTTGCGATTTGCCTGTCTGGATTGTATAGTTGAATTCCAAGCAATGTTGTGA